In Labrys wisconsinensis, the following proteins share a genomic window:
- the iolB gene encoding 5-deoxy-glucuronate isomerase, protein MSKLLLKPNRAGGPVHRVTPASAGWTYVGFEVHDLSPGETLRAETGDQEVCLVVIAGKVRVVAAGTDFGVIGERNGPFDGAPWSVYVPAKAHYAVTAEGPAELAICAAPGTGRLPAKLIGPDEVGLETRGKGSNTRHVRNILPDSSPHAESLLVVEVITPSGNWSSYPPHKHDRDALPDESLLEETYYHRLSPPQGYGMQRVYTDDRSLDETMSFGDRDVVLVPRGYHPVGAAHGYDLYYLNVMAGPKRIWKFHNDPDHAWLMRA, encoded by the coding sequence ATGTCCAAGCTTCTGCTCAAGCCCAACCGCGCCGGCGGGCCGGTGCACCGCGTCACGCCCGCTTCCGCAGGCTGGACCTATGTCGGCTTCGAGGTCCATGACCTCAGCCCCGGCGAGACGCTGCGCGCCGAGACCGGCGACCAGGAGGTCTGCCTGGTGGTCATCGCCGGCAAGGTCCGCGTCGTCGCCGCGGGCACCGATTTCGGCGTGATCGGCGAGCGCAACGGCCCGTTCGACGGCGCGCCCTGGTCGGTCTACGTGCCGGCCAAGGCGCATTATGCGGTGACGGCCGAGGGACCGGCGGAGCTCGCGATCTGCGCCGCCCCGGGCACCGGCCGCCTGCCGGCAAAGCTGATCGGCCCGGACGAGGTCGGCCTCGAGACCCGCGGCAAGGGCTCCAACACCCGCCATGTCCGCAACATCCTCCCCGATTCCAGCCCGCATGCGGAGAGCCTCCTGGTGGTGGAGGTGATCACCCCGTCCGGCAACTGGTCGAGCTACCCCCCGCACAAGCACGACCGTGACGCCCTTCCCGACGAGAGCCTGCTGGAGGAGACCTACTATCACCGCCTGTCCCCGCCCCAGGGCTATGGCATGCAGCGCGTCTACACCGACGACCGCTCGCTCGACGAGACCATGAGCTTCGGCGACCGCGACGTGGTGCTCGTGCCGAGAGGCTACCACCCCGTCGGGGCGGCGCACGGCTACGATCTCTACTATCTCAACGTCATGGCCGGGCCGAAGCGGATCTGGAAGTTCCACAACGATCCGGACCATGCGTGGCTGATGCGGGCCTGA